In Shewanella glacialimarina, the genomic stretch TGGAAATCAACCATAACAACACCATACCCAGCACCTGCCCATAACTGAGCGTTCCAACGACCACTGAATGAATTGCCAAATGATCCTTGTGGGCCGCCGTGGACTAAATATGCTATTGGATATTTTTCACCTTCTTTATAGTTTGAAGGTTTTATCCAGTAACCATGAACGGTTTCATCATTCCAGCCTTTAAACTTAAACTGTTCAAACTCACCAAACTTAATATTAGCCAGCTTATCTTTGTTAATTTGGGTTAAACGCTTTAAATTCTCACCTTCTAAACTGATGGTGTACAAATCGCCTGGTTCAACTAATGATGCATTTTTAAAGATAATCTTGTTATTGGTTACCGCAACAATACTGTTGCTGCCATCGTTATATATTGGACGTACATCGCCAAACTGCGGATTAACTTCGAATATTGAGACCTGACCAACATCTTGGGCAGTGACATAAAGCGTACGACCATCTTGACTGAAGTTGATTGAGCTTGGGCTTCTATCCCATAACGGGGCGACTTCTTTTTCTTGCCCTGTTACCGTATCCAGTAACATTAATCGATAGCGGTCAGCTTCAAAGCCAGGTTTTGTCATCGCCAAATACGCCATATAGCGGCCATCGGCTGAATAGGTAGGCTGGGCATCCCAGGCTTTATTGGCTTCGGTTAAATTAACCGTTTCACCGCCTGCTACAGGGACTTGCCATAGATCGTAGTTAGTTGTCCAAGATTGATCCTTACTCGGCGCCTTGGCACTGTATACGATAAATTTGCCATCAGGTGTAAATGTCACTTCTTCCATACCTGAAAATGGCTTTGGTGGTGTTTCAGTGTCACGTCCTTGGGTCACGTTAATGGCATCAGTAATTTTTGTGCCGTTAAGGTTGGCTACAAATAAGTGATTGCGCGCATGATCTTCCCATGTATCCCAATGACGCACCATAAGCTGCTTGTATTCACGGCCTGTAGTTTTACGATCTTTTTCGGCGGCAAATTTTTCTTTCGAGCACACGAGGTCTTTACATTCCGGAAAAACACGCAGCGTCATGACCACTTGCTTGCCGTCTTGAGACAATTTATACCCGTTTATATCAAGGGGTAAATCACTCACCTGCAAAGCTTCGCCGCCATTAAGCGGTAAATGATATAGCTGACTAGTGCCATTTCGGTCGGCTAAAAAATAAATACTTTTACTGTCAGCAGAAAAACTCACGTCATGTTCAGTACCTGACGCAGACGTTAGCTGCTTAGGTATTGCTGTTTTACTACTTAAGTCCAATGAATAAAGATCTGAACTTGCTTCACCTTGACCATCAATCACTTTAACGCCATAAACTAAGGTGTTACCGTCATTTGATACCGCATATGAATGAAGTTTATTCATATTAACTAAGTGCTGAACTGTAAAAGGTTCCGCTGAATACACTGATGTTGCCATTCCTGCGGCAACCAATGCCAAAAGCACTGAAGAAGTTTTCATGTTATTGATTATCTCTTGTTATGGTTATTTATTGGCAGATTAACGAAAGCAAAACGCTCAAGCAAGCCTTAAACAATAAAGACTCTTGAGCGTTTAAGTCACATTACTTTACAGTGACAAGCTTAAATTAAGCTTTACTATTGGCAATATTAACTTTCCAAATAGCTGGGCCGGTTTCATGGGCATTAACCCCATTAGAATCAACCGCTACCGTTACAGGCATATCTTGCACTTCAAACTCATATATTGCTTCCATACCCAGTTCTTCAAAGGCAACAACTCGAGATTTTTTAATCGCTTTTGACACTAAGTAAGCCGCACCGCCCACAGCCATCAAATAAACGGCTTTGTGTTTTTTAATTGAAGCAACGGTTTCTGGACCACGTTCAGATTTACCAATCATGCCCATTAATCCGGTTTTTTCAAGCATCATATCGGTGAATTTGTCCATACGCGTTGCGGTTGTTGGTCCTGCTGGGCCAACCACTTCATCGCCAACAGGGTCAACTGGGCCAACGTAGTAAATAAACTTGCCTTTAAAGTCTACCCCAGCCGGTAAGCCTTCGCCTGAATCTAATAGGGTTTGAATACGCTTGTGCGCCGCATCACGACCTGTGAGCATTTTACCGTTAAGTAATAAAGTGTCACCGCTCTTCCAGGTTTCAATTTCAGCTTGAGTGATATTGTCTAGATTAACTCTGTGGGTATTCTCACCCGCTTCACGGGTAATTTCTGGCCAGTCTGCCAGTGATGGAGGCACTAAATCTGCTGGGCCTGAACCATCTAAATGAAAATGCACATGGCGGGTTGCCGCACAATTTGGGATCATCACTACAGGCTTAGACGCTGCATGGGTTGGTGCAGATTTAATTTTGATGTCTAAAACGGTAGTGAGTCCGCCTAAACCTTGCGCACCTATACCTAGGTTGTTAGCACGTTCAAAAATATCTAAACGCAGTTTTTCTTCAGTTGTTTCAGCGCCTTTAGCGATCAACTCATGAATATCAACTGGATCCATTAATGACTCTTTTGCCATTACCGCGGCTTTTTCTGCTGTGCCGCCAATACCAATACCAAGCATGCCTGGTGGACACCAACCCGCGCCCATTGTAGGCAAGGTTTTTTCTACCCAAGCCGCAATGTCATCGGACGGGTTTAACATAGCCATTTTAGATTTATTTTCTGATCCGCCGCCTTTAGCCGCGATCATTACCTCAACATGATTGCCCGCAACCATATCAATATGCACAACGGATGGTGTGTTGTCTTTGGTATTTTTACGCGCTCCCGCTGGGTCTGCAACAATTGAGGCGCGTAATGGATTGTCAGGATTGGTGTAGGCACGGCGTACACCTTCATCGACCATTTCCTGTACTGTCATGTCAGTTTTATCCCAACTGACATTCATACCAATTTTAACAAATGTAGTCACAATACCGGTATCTTGACAAAGTGGACGTTTACCCTCAGCTGACATACGTGAGTTAATTAAGATTTGTGCGATAGCATCTTTTGCCGCAACACTTTGTTCACGCTGATAGGCAGCATACATAGCATCAACAAAATCTTTAGGGTGGTAGTAAGAAATATACTGTAGAGAATCTTCAATACTTTCAATAAAATCAGCCTGTTTAATGGTAACAGGTGAAGAGGAAGTGTGGGTGTTCATAGACATAATGGGGCGCTCCAGCAGCCATGCGGCCTAACTTATTTATCGTTTTTATGTAAAGTTGATTAAATCAACGTTATTTTAGGGTTTGGTATAATTCTTTGATGGCCAATATGATACTCTTTCCATCCTTTTTGAGCTACAGCACATTTTATTTAAGGGTAATTGATGAAACCGCGTGGTGACAATGCATTAACGATTAAATCATTAACTTGGACTTATTCTAGCCAGTCTTTATTTGAATTAGTCAGTCATCTACCTTGGTCAATGTTTCTTGATTCTGCTAATGCTGCGCATCAGGACGCCCGTTTCGATATTATCGTATTCAACCCGATTGCAACGCTAACCAGTCATAATAATAAGCTTTGTTTTGAGCCTAAAGTAACAGACGAACATCAATCAACTTTATCGACTCTATTTGACGATATACAAGAGTATTTGTTGTCACCTTCCCTAAGCCCATTTGACGCCTTAAAATATTGCTTAGCGCATTTATATCCGATAAAACACCCTAGTATTTATCCATTCAGTGGTGGCGCTATGGGGGCATTGAGCTATGATCTTGGCCGCTCAGTGGAAAACATCATTGAAAAAGCCGCTAAAGATATCGATTTTAATGAGCTCAGTATTGGCTTTTATGATCAGTGTTTAATTTATGATTACGCCAAAAAATCTTGGCTGCATATAAGCTATGATGGCACAGCCCAATTAAACTCAATTGTTAATACCATTGAAAATCTGATGCTGGCTAAATCATCAACCTCATCAGCCCCACCATTTTCACTAACCTCTGATTGGCATAATCAAACGAGTAAACAAACCTATTTGAGCCACTTTAACCGAGTTCAGGACTATTTATTAAGTGGTGATTGCTATCAAATTAATTTGACCCAAAGATTTGAAGCTGACTATAAAGGTAATGAATGGCAAGCATATTGCCTGTTAACTCAGGCGAATAAAGCGCCCTTCTCGGCATTTATACGTTTACCTAACCATACCATATTGTCTATTTCACCAGAGCGATTCATACAATTGCACGGTAATAGCATTCAAACTAAGCCCATTAAAGGCACATTACCCAGAATAAATGATGCTGCTTTAGATAAACAACAAGCGATTAAATTACAGTTATCTGAAAAGGATCGCGCCGAAAATGTCATGATAGTCGATTTGCTGCGTAATGATATTGGCAAAGTGGCAGCACCTGGCAGTGTTGCTGTACCGCAGCTATTTGCTATTGAAAGCTTTCCAGCTGTACATCATTTAGTTAGCACCATTACTGCAATTTTATCAACAACTTACAGCGCAACTGATTTATTAAAGGCATG encodes the following:
- a CDS encoding S9 family peptidase; protein product: MKTSSVLLALVAAGMATSVYSAEPFTVQHLVNMNKLHSYAVSNDGNTLVYGVKVIDGQGEASSDLYSLDLSSKTAIPKQLTSASGTEHDVSFSADSKSIYFLADRNGTSQLYHLPLNGGEALQVSDLPLDINGYKLSQDGKQVVMTLRVFPECKDLVCSKEKFAAEKDRKTTGREYKQLMVRHWDTWEDHARNHLFVANLNGTKITDAINVTQGRDTETPPKPFSGMEEVTFTPDGKFIVYSAKAPSKDQSWTTNYDLWQVPVAGGETVNLTEANKAWDAQPTYSADGRYMAYLAMTKPGFEADRYRLMLLDTVTGQEKEVAPLWDRSPSSINFSQDGRTLYVTAQDVGQVSIFEVNPQFGDVRPIYNDGSNSIVAVTNNKIIFKNASLVEPGDLYTISLEGENLKRLTQINKDKLANIKFGEFEQFKFKGWNDETVHGYWIKPSNYKEGEKYPIAYLVHGGPQGSFGNSFSGRWNAQLWAGAGYGVVMVDFHGSTGYGQAFTDSISQDWGGKPLEDLKKGMAAVSEQQPWLDANNACALGGSYGGYMMNWFQGNWNDGFKCLINHAGLFDMRSMYYVTEELWFPEYEFGGTYHDNKELYEKFNPVNYVENWKTPMLVIHGEKDFRVPYGQGLAAFSFMQRKGIPSELLMFPDENHWILNQDNLQQWYKNVFSWMDRWTAK
- a CDS encoding fumarate hydratase — encoded protein: MNTHTSSSPVTIKQADFIESIEDSLQYISYYHPKDFVDAMYAAYQREQSVAAKDAIAQILINSRMSAEGKRPLCQDTGIVTTFVKIGMNVSWDKTDMTVQEMVDEGVRRAYTNPDNPLRASIVADPAGARKNTKDNTPSVVHIDMVAGNHVEVMIAAKGGGSENKSKMAMLNPSDDIAAWVEKTLPTMGAGWCPPGMLGIGIGGTAEKAAVMAKESLMDPVDIHELIAKGAETTEEKLRLDIFERANNLGIGAQGLGGLTTVLDIKIKSAPTHAASKPVVMIPNCAATRHVHFHLDGSGPADLVPPSLADWPEITREAGENTHRVNLDNITQAEIETWKSGDTLLLNGKMLTGRDAAHKRIQTLLDSGEGLPAGVDFKGKFIYYVGPVDPVGDEVVGPAGPTTATRMDKFTDMMLEKTGLMGMIGKSERGPETVASIKKHKAVYLMAVGGAAYLVSKAIKKSRVVAFEELGMEAIYEFEVQDMPVTVAVDSNGVNAHETGPAIWKVNIANSKA
- the pabB gene encoding aminodeoxychorismate synthase component I, which translates into the protein MKPRGDNALTIKSLTWTYSSQSLFELVSHLPWSMFLDSANAAHQDARFDIIVFNPIATLTSHNNKLCFEPKVTDEHQSTLSTLFDDIQEYLLSPSLSPFDALKYCLAHLYPIKHPSIYPFSGGAMGALSYDLGRSVENIIEKAAKDIDFNELSIGFYDQCLIYDYAKKSWLHISYDGTAQLNSIVNTIENLMLAKSSTSSAPPFSLTSDWHNQTSKQTYLSHFNRVQDYLLSGDCYQINLTQRFEADYKGNEWQAYCLLTQANKAPFSAFIRLPNHTILSISPERFIQLHGNSIQTKPIKGTLPRINDAALDKQQAIKLQLSEKDRAENVMIVDLLRNDIGKVAAPGSVAVPQLFAIESFPAVHHLVSTITAILSTTYSATDLLKACFPGGSITGAPKIRAMQIIEELEPSRRSMYCGSIGYISQDGTMDTSITIRTLVTEKNRIYCWAGGGVVADSNAEAEYQECFDKVSKILPLLTVEK